A DNA window from Maribellus comscasis contains the following coding sequences:
- a CDS encoding transposase: MKVQRIYETPLEINFNSPRQEFSLYWKSFLTSEIGKLYVSLPWDDLVRHFKIKENKKGPSRFFSPGGMIALMFLKSYVGCSDRKLIEHLNGNIHFQLFCDIWLQGERLTNYKIVSQIRTFLSSRLAISEAQKILAKHWKPFIEHPNIMLTDATCYETSMRYPTNIKLLWESVDWCYGQLKLSCKYLKIRTPRTKYLKQKERYSHYSRKRRKSKKQRRILTRSLLHLLGKLLFLLEETQQNYLYEFTMPARYYRQIKIITTVLSQQQEIFDTGKSVPDRIVSLSKAYIRPIVRGKEVKPVEFGAKVNMIQFGGINFIEHISFSAFHEGIRLKQSVRYGRQLVGKPTHLSGDDIYATNANRTWCRKENIIHGFKRKGRAGKHEQHRKILHSVLRKERATRMEGSFGTEKEHYGLKKIRAMTRKNEELWIFFGVHTANAVRIARKMALQKQAA; the protein is encoded by the coding sequence GTGAAAGTACAAAGAATTTATGAAACGCCCCTTGAAATTAATTTTAATTCACCACGTCAGGAATTTTCTCTTTACTGGAAATCATTTTTAACATCTGAAATTGGTAAACTCTATGTCTCCTTACCCTGGGATGATTTAGTCCGGCATTTTAAAATCAAAGAAAATAAGAAAGGACCTTCCCGTTTTTTTAGTCCCGGGGGAATGATTGCATTGATGTTCCTTAAGTCTTATGTGGGGTGTTCAGACCGAAAACTAATTGAGCACTTAAACGGCAATATCCACTTTCAGCTTTTTTGTGACATCTGGCTACAAGGTGAAAGGCTTACCAATTATAAAATTGTCAGCCAGATACGTACTTTTTTGTCATCAAGGTTAGCTATTAGTGAAGCTCAAAAAATATTGGCAAAACATTGGAAACCCTTTATTGAACATCCCAACATTATGCTTACCGATGCAACATGTTACGAAACTTCGATGCGTTACCCAACCAATATAAAACTACTGTGGGAAAGTGTAGACTGGTGTTACGGTCAATTGAAATTAAGCTGTAAGTATTTAAAGATACGAACACCCCGAACCAAATATCTCAAGCAAAAAGAAAGGTATAGTCACTACAGCCGAAAGCGCAGGAAATCGAAAAAGCAGCGTAGAATACTTACCCGGAGCCTGCTGCACTTACTGGGGAAATTATTGTTTTTACTGGAAGAAACCCAGCAGAACTATCTTTATGAATTTACCATGCCAGCCAGATATTATCGCCAAATCAAAATAATTACCACGGTATTATCTCAACAACAAGAAATTTTTGATACAGGTAAAAGTGTACCCGACCGTATAGTCAGCCTTTCAAAAGCTTATATCCGGCCAATTGTACGAGGAAAAGAAGTTAAACCTGTTGAATTTGGAGCCAAGGTAAATATGATACAATTTGGAGGGATTAATTTTATCGAGCACATAAGCTTCAGCGCTTTTCATGAGGGGATAAGGCTTAAGCAATCTGTGCGTTACGGTCGCCAGCTGGTAGGTAAACCAACACACCTTTCGGGCGATGATATTTATGCCACCAATGCCAACCGCACCTGGTGCAGGAAAGAGAATATCATCCATGGGTTTAAACGAAAAGGAAGGGCAGGAAAACATGAACAGCACCGGAAAATACTTCATTCTGTACTTCGTAAAGAAAGAGCCACGCGAATGGAAGGAAGCTTTGGAACAGAAAAAGAACACTACGGCTTAAAGAAAATAAGGGCCATGACCCGGAAAAATGAAGAACTCTGGATTTTCTTTGGTGTACATACAGCAAATGCAGTTAGGATAGCCCGAAAAATGGCGCTCCAAAAACAAGCTGCCTAA
- a CDS encoding EamA family transporter, producing MIYLFASIISSTSIYIIFRWAKNYSCNLTHLITVNYVTATIFGAVLFSPSESLFTDQTKSWLPFALLLGILFTGLFFLIGNSSQKAGITVTTLANKLSLVFPVLFSLLFFNEKISTLKYVGLISSFAAIMLTVYKKEIKKTNVIYILLPVSIFIGSGFADSIVKYVQTLKTSPEQIPVFTTCVFFVAFVFALLFSVRNGKKVLNALIPTVLLGILLGIANFGSLYFLMNALSSDYLESSLIFAVNNMSIVALSAIVGYIIFNEKLNKINYAGLALAFVSLYFLT from the coding sequence ATGATATATTTATTTGCCAGTATAATTTCCTCAACTTCTATCTATATAATTTTTCGTTGGGCAAAAAATTATTCCTGCAACCTCACTCATTTAATTACAGTAAACTACGTCACAGCAACTATTTTTGGCGCTGTACTGTTTTCACCGTCTGAATCTCTTTTTACAGATCAAACAAAAAGCTGGCTCCCTTTTGCCTTACTTTTGGGAATATTATTTACCGGGCTGTTCTTTTTAATCGGGAATTCTTCGCAAAAAGCCGGAATTACGGTTACTACATTGGCAAACAAATTGTCATTGGTGTTTCCGGTCCTTTTTTCTCTTTTATTTTTTAACGAAAAAATTTCCACCCTAAAATATGTTGGACTGATAAGCTCTTTCGCAGCCATCATGTTAACCGTTTATAAGAAGGAAATCAAAAAAACCAATGTCATTTATATTCTCCTTCCCGTTTCTATTTTTATAGGTAGCGGATTTGCTGATTCAATAGTCAAATATGTTCAAACACTAAAAACATCTCCCGAACAGATACCGGTATTTACTACCTGTGTATTTTTTGTAGCCTTTGTTTTTGCCCTTCTATTCTCGGTTCGAAATGGAAAGAAAGTATTAAATGCGTTGATTCCTACTGTGCTTTTGGGTATTCTTCTGGGAATTGCGAATTTTGGATCACTTTATTTTCTGATGAATGCTTTAAGCAGCGACTATCTGGAAAGCTCTCTGATTTTTGCCGTTAACAACATGTCCATTGTTGCGCTTTCAGCAATAGTTGGATATATTATTTTTAACGAAAAACTAAACAAAATAAATTATGCCGGGTTGGCTCTGGCATTTGTGAGTTTATATTTTTTAACGTAA
- a CDS encoding IMPACT family protein has translation MEDTYKTIGNSGEGYFKDKGSKFLSYAFPVHSEEEIKEHLLRLKKEHHSARHHCYAWRLGTEEITFRANDDGEPSSTAGKPILGQLQSFEVTNILIVVVRYFGGTLLGVSGLINAYKSAAADVLSKTKIITKTIERRYQLHFNYPVLNDVMNIIKQENFTILNTKFEIDCLLDLSVRKSEAEKAEQIFTNFYGVEIKKTE, from the coding sequence ATGGAAGACACATATAAAACAATCGGGAATTCAGGTGAAGGCTACTTTAAAGACAAAGGCAGTAAATTTTTATCATATGCATTTCCTGTACATTCCGAGGAAGAAATTAAAGAGCACCTTCTTCGACTAAAAAAAGAACACCATAGTGCCCGCCACCATTGTTATGCCTGGCGTTTGGGTACTGAAGAAATTACTTTCCGGGCCAACGATGACGGAGAACCTTCATCAACAGCCGGGAAACCAATTTTGGGTCAGCTCCAGAGTTTTGAAGTAACCAATATTTTAATCGTAGTTGTACGTTATTTTGGCGGTACTTTACTTGGTGTAAGTGGTCTGATAAATGCATACAAAAGTGCTGCCGCCGATGTCCTTTCAAAAACAAAAATTATTACAAAAACTATTGAAAGGCGTTATCAGCTTCATTTTAATTATCCGGTTTTAAATGATGTAATGAATATAATCAAGCAGGAAAATTTTACGATTTTGAATACAAAATTTGAAATCGATTGTCTTTTGGATCTTTCGGTCAGGAAGTCGGAAGCAGAAAAGGCAGAACAAATTTTCACGAATTTTTATGGTGTAGAAATAAAAAAAACGGAGTGA
- a CDS encoding cobalamin B12-binding domain-containing protein yields the protein MNELLNQLAECVEFGKINKASPFPPQMKGQDGADEITRQLLDNRVKAQEILTSGLMPGMEKVGVKFRENKVFVPQVLMSAKAMSTAMIHLKPFFASGEAKQKGTFIIGTVLGDLHDIGKNLVAMMVEGNGYKVIDLGTDVSTDRYIEALNENPGAVVGLSALLTTTMVNMEKITQEIKTAFPNALVTIGGAPVNDDFCLKIGADNYSPDPQGVVEFLNTKIA from the coding sequence ATGAACGAGTTATTAAATCAGCTAGCTGAATGTGTAGAATTTGGCAAAATCAATAAAGCCTCGCCTTTTCCTCCACAAATGAAAGGCCAGGATGGAGCGGATGAGATCACCCGCCAATTATTGGACAATAGAGTAAAAGCACAAGAAATCCTTACCTCCGGATTAATGCCTGGAATGGAAAAAGTAGGTGTCAAATTCAGGGAAAACAAAGTCTTTGTTCCTCAGGTTTTGATGTCTGCAAAAGCAATGAGTACAGCCATGATTCATCTTAAACCATTTTTTGCTTCGGGTGAAGCCAAACAAAAAGGCACTTTCATCATTGGTACCGTTTTAGGCGACTTACATGACATTGGGAAAAACCTGGTTGCCATGATGGTAGAAGGGAATGGGTATAAAGTAATTGATTTGGGAACAGACGTGAGCACAGATAGATACATTGAGGCACTAAACGAAAACCCTGGGGCTGTAGTTGGTTTGTCTGCACTGCTTACCACCACCATGGTTAACATGGAAAAAATAACCCAGGAAATAAAAACGGCGTTTCCAAATGCTTTGGTAACCATTGGCGGGGCACCGGTAAACGATGATTTCTGTTTAAAAATAGGAGCGGATAATTATTCACCGGATCCACAAGGTGTTGTTGAATTTTTAAATACAAAAATTGCATAA
- a CDS encoding uroporphyrinogen decarboxylase family protein produces the protein MDGLKLLERVFRLEEVERVPWVPFVGVHGGKLLNVDAEMYLKDSKYIVDGISKAVELYKPDGIPVAFDLQIEAEILGCKIVWSKENPPAVVSHPLSEGVELASLSLPTENDGRIPVVIETTKALRHKYPEIALYGLITGPFTLALHLLGTEIFMKLFEDPEYVGELMDFCTDVGIKFSEMLLDAGCDIIAVVDPMTSQIDPESFETFVTPYVKKIFDFVRLKKKFSSFFVCGHAQQNIEVMCDCKPDNISIDENIPLDYVKDIALQKGISFGGNLKLTSVLLLGSEIDSKKEAVSCLDRGGEKGFILAPGCDLPMNTTIENLQAVTEMVYDDYARQVTRKMEHTSSHDPKSLDGHFKDGKVVVDIITLDSASCAPCQYMVEAVQHASSNFGEKVIVNEHKIKDIDGIRMMMALGVKNVPTTCINGKVEFISQIPPKSEIIRAIKKALN, from the coding sequence ATGGATGGATTGAAACTGCTCGAAAGAGTATTTCGGTTAGAAGAAGTAGAAAGAGTCCCTTGGGTTCCTTTTGTTGGAGTTCATGGAGGAAAGCTGTTAAATGTGGATGCTGAGATGTACCTAAAAGACTCAAAATACATCGTTGATGGGATTTCAAAAGCAGTTGAACTATATAAACCTGATGGTATTCCTGTAGCGTTTGATTTACAAATTGAAGCGGAAATCCTGGGATGTAAAATAGTATGGAGTAAAGAAAATCCACCGGCAGTTGTTTCACATCCTTTATCCGAGGGTGTCGAACTTGCCTCGCTTTCTTTACCAACAGAGAATGATGGTAGGATTCCTGTTGTGATCGAAACAACTAAAGCTTTACGTCACAAGTACCCTGAAATTGCCTTGTACGGACTAATTACCGGTCCCTTTACCTTGGCATTACACCTTTTGGGGACTGAAATCTTTATGAAGTTGTTTGAAGATCCGGAGTATGTTGGTGAGTTGATGGATTTTTGCACTGATGTTGGCATTAAGTTTTCAGAAATGCTTTTGGATGCTGGTTGCGATATTATAGCTGTGGTTGATCCAATGACCAGCCAGATAGATCCAGAGTCTTTCGAAACGTTTGTTACACCTTATGTAAAAAAGATTTTCGATTTTGTCCGATTGAAAAAAAAGTTCAGCTCATTTTTTGTTTGCGGACATGCACAACAAAACATCGAGGTTATGTGCGACTGTAAACCTGACAATATTTCAATTGATGAAAATATTCCATTGGACTATGTAAAAGACATTGCACTACAAAAAGGGATTAGCTTTGGCGGCAACCTCAAGTTAACAAGTGTTCTCTTGTTGGGTAGTGAAATAGACTCTAAAAAGGAAGCTGTAAGTTGTCTTGACCGTGGAGGAGAGAAAGGATTCATTCTTGCTCCGGGATGCGATTTACCCATGAACACGACTATTGAAAACCTTCAGGCTGTGACCGAAATGGTTTACGACGATTATGCCCGACAAGTAACCCGTAAAATGGAGCACACCTCATCACATGACCCCAAAAGTCTGGATGGGCATTTTAAAGATGGGAAAGTGGTTGTTGATATTATTACGCTAGACTCCGCATCCTGCGCACCTTGCCAGTATATGGTTGAAGCAGTTCAACATGCATCGTCTAATTTTGGAGAAAAGGTTATCGTAAATGAGCATAAAATTAAAGATATAGACGGAATCCGGATGATGATGGCATTAGGTGTAAAAAATGTGCCAACTACATGTATTAACGGGAAAGTTGAGTTTATTAGCCAAATTCCACCGAAGTCTGAAATCATCCGCGCAATTAAAAAAGCACTCAATTAA
- the pyrB gene encoding aspartate carbamoyltransferase, whose translation MKKDLISITDYSKDEYLKIMKLAAEFEENPNQELLKGKVVASLFFEPSTRTRLSFETAISRLGGRIVGFADPGSSSATKGETLHDTIKMVSNYADLIVMRHPLEGAARYAAEISPVPVINAGDGANQHPTQTLLDMYSILKTQGTLDNMNIFMVGDLKFGRTVHSLLMAMSEFGNPIFNFIAPEELQMPKVYKLFLKEKGIRFFEHTEFTNIISEADIIYMTRVQKERFSDPIEYEKVKNIYILNNAMLKNTKPNVKILHPLPRVNEIHTDVDSNEKAYYFTQALNGVFTREAIIAHTMNLK comes from the coding sequence ATGAAAAAGGATTTAATTTCAATTACAGATTATTCGAAGGATGAATATCTGAAAATTATGAAACTGGCGGCAGAATTTGAAGAAAACCCAAATCAGGAATTACTAAAGGGGAAAGTTGTTGCTTCTCTTTTTTTTGAGCCTTCAACCCGCACTCGTCTGAGCTTTGAGACTGCCATCAGCCGGTTGGGGGGCCGGATAGTTGGGTTTGCTGATCCGGGGAGTTCAAGCGCAACAAAAGGCGAAACGTTACATGACACCATAAAAATGGTGAGTAATTATGCCGATTTGATAGTAATGCGACACCCTCTGGAAGGAGCAGCCAGATATGCCGCCGAGATTTCGCCCGTTCCTGTAATAAATGCAGGAGACGGAGCAAACCAGCACCCAACTCAGACATTGCTCGATATGTATTCAATATTGAAAACACAGGGAACACTCGATAATATGAATATTTTTATGGTCGGGGATTTGAAGTTTGGAAGAACAGTACACTCGCTTCTTATGGCCATGTCAGAATTCGGGAACCCGATTTTTAACTTTATCGCACCGGAAGAGCTTCAGATGCCCAAAGTGTATAAACTGTTCTTGAAAGAAAAAGGAATTCGCTTTTTTGAGCATACTGAGTTTACCAACATTATAAGTGAAGCTGATATTATATACATGACAAGGGTTCAAAAGGAGCGTTTTTCAGATCCTATCGAATATGAAAAAGTAAAAAACATTTACATTCTGAATAACGCAATGTTAAAAAATACAAAACCGAATGTAAAAATTTTGCACCCCCTACCCCGGGTTAATGAAATTCATACCGATGTAGACAGCAACGAAAAAGCATATTATTTTACACAAGCGTTAAATGGTGTTTTTACGCGCGAAGCCATAATTGCCCACACCATGAACCTAAAATAA
- the pyrI gene encoding aspartate carbamoyltransferase regulatory subunit, producing MSNDMKKKLKLKVSAIKDGTVIDHIPAKNLFTVITILGLDKIENQITFGTNLDSGKLGTKAIIKVSDKFFENDEINKIALIAPHAKLNIIRDYEVVEKKIVKIPEVIKGIVKCFNPKCITNHEKISTCFSVISKESLELKCKYCEKITSQDQIKMY from the coding sequence ATGAGCAACGATATGAAAAAGAAGCTGAAACTAAAAGTAAGCGCAATAAAAGACGGAACGGTAATCGATCACATTCCGGCCAAAAACCTTTTTACAGTAATTACAATACTGGGCTTAGATAAAATTGAAAACCAAATTACTTTTGGAACAAACCTCGATAGTGGAAAATTGGGAACAAAAGCCATTATCAAAGTTTCAGACAAGTTTTTTGAAAACGACGAAATAAATAAGATTGCATTAATAGCACCACATGCCAAACTAAATATTATCAGAGATTACGAAGTAGTTGAAAAGAAAATTGTTAAAATTCCGGAAGTAATAAAGGGTATTGTCAAGTGTTTTAATCCAAAATGCATCACCAATCATGAAAAAATATCAACCTGCTTTTCAGTAATATCAAAAGAATCACTGGAGCTGAAATGTAAATACTGCGAAAAGATTACATCACAGGATCAAATAAAAATGTATTAA
- a CDS encoding CobW family GTP-binding protein, translating into MSIPIHLVTGFLGSGKSSFIKHYLENSKNKGKIAIIQNEFSPVGIDGRNLLQTNDYEILEINNGSVFCVCLLGSFIDSLSSFIENIKPNILIMEASGLSDTIGVGQVFQAKKLKGKVYLDHVWCLVDAQNFNRFPLLHIYIQHQLRSADTIIVNKTDLVEDNAKSVISSVRQINPFAGILTAHFGKIDLTISKKALNLFPDTGEKPLGRPDIESVVIRSSLEIQKKNLEKFFDANKSNSIRCKGYIKLSNSNFAFIQGVFKNISIDEIPAFSGPTEFVMIGNFNKQKNLQIMFDEYCRK; encoded by the coding sequence ATGAGCATACCTATTCACTTGGTCACCGGATTTCTCGGAAGCGGCAAATCTTCTTTTATTAAACATTACCTCGAAAATTCGAAGAACAAAGGTAAAATAGCAATCATCCAAAATGAGTTTTCTCCTGTCGGAATTGATGGGAGAAATCTTTTACAAACGAATGATTATGAAATACTAGAAATCAATAATGGCTCCGTCTTTTGTGTATGCTTGTTGGGATCATTTATTGATTCACTCTCTTCATTCATCGAAAATATTAAGCCGAATATTTTAATCATGGAAGCATCCGGTTTGTCTGATACGATTGGTGTTGGCCAGGTTTTTCAAGCTAAAAAACTAAAAGGTAAAGTATACCTTGATCATGTTTGGTGCCTTGTTGATGCACAAAATTTCAATCGTTTTCCTTTGCTTCACATTTACATTCAACATCAACTTCGTTCAGCAGATACCATCATAGTCAACAAAACTGATTTGGTTGAAGACAATGCTAAGTCAGTGATATCTTCGGTTAGACAAATAAATCCATTTGCAGGGATTCTGACTGCTCACTTTGGGAAAATTGATTTGACTATTTCTAAAAAAGCATTGAATTTGTTTCCTGATACTGGAGAAAAGCCTTTGGGACGGCCTGATATTGAATCTGTTGTAATCAGAAGCAGTTTGGAAATACAAAAGAAAAATCTGGAAAAATTTTTTGATGCAAATAAATCCAATAGTATCCGCTGCAAAGGTTACATAAAACTTAGTAACAGCAACTTTGCTTTTATTCAGGGAGTATTTAAAAATATCAGCATTGATGAAATCCCGGCGTTCTCGGGGCCAACTGAATTTGTGATGATTGGCAATTTTAATAAACAAAAGAACTTACAAATAATGTTTGACGAATATTGTAGAAAATGA
- a CDS encoding helix-turn-helix domain-containing protein, with amino-acid sequence MLIKKRFSKIPFFVTETQKNDPLTSGLYLCEISELLFGRQTKWIQNTRLQDHLLIFCTKGEAKLKLGTDEVLLCQDQFCIISKGFQFEMTSRNIEPSAFITCHFNGTKTNILEQEFTVVRDLVPSINNRVANRKMLFDEIFSNLSRGYSNANMYYVNFTFAHLLATFIFAFKTSEDIRGEENPVIQQTIYFLEQNIDKKLTLKEISDEVGYSITYLSTIFKKQTNYSPLSYFSHLKITKSCEYLDQTKLKIKQIAFMLGYTDPYYFSKDFQKKMGMSPKKYRCRIK; translated from the coding sequence ATGCTAATTAAAAAACGATTTTCGAAGATTCCTTTCTTTGTGACTGAAACCCAAAAAAATGATCCGTTAACTTCTGGTCTTTACCTGTGTGAGATTTCGGAACTGCTTTTTGGGAGACAGACTAAATGGATTCAAAATACTCGTCTGCAGGATCATTTGTTGATTTTTTGCACCAAAGGGGAAGCAAAATTGAAACTTGGTACGGATGAAGTGTTACTGTGCCAAGATCAATTTTGTATCATCTCGAAAGGTTTTCAATTTGAGATGACAAGCAGGAATATAGAGCCCTCGGCATTTATTACCTGCCATTTCAATGGGACAAAAACAAACATTCTGGAGCAGGAGTTTACAGTAGTTCGTGACTTGGTACCATCTATAAATAATAGGGTTGCAAATCGGAAGATGCTTTTCGATGAGATCTTTAGTAATCTATCTAGAGGGTATTCAAATGCAAATATGTATTATGTTAATTTTACATTTGCTCATCTTTTGGCAACTTTCATTTTCGCTTTTAAAACGAGCGAGGATATTAGGGGTGAGGAAAATCCGGTAATACAGCAAACCATATATTTTTTGGAGCAAAACATTGACAAAAAACTAACACTCAAAGAAATTTCAGATGAAGTAGGTTATTCCATAACTTATCTTTCAACCATTTTTAAGAAGCAGACGAACTATAGTCCATTGAGTTATTTCTCACATTTGAAAATTACCAAATCCTGCGAATACCTCGACCAAACAAAACTTAAGATCAAGCAAATTGCTTTCATGTTAGGTTATACAGATCCTTATTATTTCTCCAAAGATTTCCAGAAAAAAATGGGTATGTCCCCAAAAAAATATCGATGTAGGATAAAATAA
- a CDS encoding vitamin B12 dependent-methionine synthase activation domain-containing protein: MNHTQSLQFDELKINTDLVNKGLGYAEGAIPEPFAGYLENVWNDCRQLADIRGGFHIQEEVEFSENKRSFFTGGVEFKAGKQICKELLNAEKLAFFICTAGKTISEKSSLLLKGEDPVLGFVYDVMGSAIAEAVGDKIQETIEQQMTLSGDKITNRYSPGYCHWNVADQHKLFSFFEEKPCGVSLTESALMSPIKSISGVIGIGKKVFYREYQCNLCNLKTCVYKSVSSSKR; this comes from the coding sequence ATGAATCATACTCAATCCCTACAATTTGATGAACTGAAAATCAACACCGATTTGGTTAATAAAGGATTGGGATATGCCGAAGGTGCTATTCCTGAGCCTTTTGCAGGCTATCTCGAAAATGTGTGGAACGATTGCAGGCAGTTAGCGGACATCCGTGGAGGATTTCATATTCAGGAAGAAGTTGAATTCTCGGAAAATAAACGTTCGTTCTTTACCGGTGGTGTGGAATTTAAGGCAGGAAAACAAATTTGTAAAGAACTTTTAAATGCTGAAAAACTGGCTTTTTTTATTTGTACCGCCGGGAAAACAATTAGCGAAAAATCGTCGCTGCTGCTAAAAGGCGAGGATCCGGTGCTTGGTTTTGTATATGATGTGATGGGAAGCGCTATTGCCGAAGCAGTGGGCGACAAAATTCAGGAAACAATTGAACAACAAATGACTCTTTCGGGAGATAAAATTACAAACCGTTACAGCCCGGGCTATTGTCATTGGAATGTTGCCGATCAACATAAGTTATTTTCTTTTTTCGAAGAGAAACCGTGTGGCGTTTCGCTTACAGAATCAGCTCTTATGAGTCCGATAAAATCCATTAGCGGAGTAATTGGTATTGGAAAGAAGGTATTTTATCGCGAATATCAATGCAACCTGTGTAACCTGAAAACGTGTGTATATAAATCAGTGAGTAGCTCAAAAAGATAG
- the dnaA gene encoding chromosomal replication initiator protein DnaA, whose translation MSNEYQAAWEKCLHVIKDNVPTSSYKTWFEPIVPVKLDNKVLTIQVPSAFFYEYLEEQFIDILRKTLRMVLGTGAKLEYNVVMGNASDNGNTPFTVSYPTNNNNKIQNKPLTIPLRSEEKASIKNPFIIPGIQKLQIDPQLKPDNTFENFVEGDCNRLARSAGFAVAQNPGGTAFNPLMIYGNSGLGKTHLAQAIGIEVKERFPDKVVLYVNANKFQTQFTEATRNNNRNDFLHFYQMIDVLILDDVHEFAGKEKTQETFFHIFNHLHQMGKQLVLTSDKPPIELKGMEQRLLSRFKWGLTADLQTPDFETRMEILRRKVYKDGISLSDEVLEYIASHVSNNVRELEGALVSLLAQSMLNKREITLELAAKLINKLVKNSKRELSIEYISKVVCDYFNMPVDALQTKTRKREIVQARQIAMYFSKSLTKYSLASIGAQIGSKDHATVLHACKTVNNLKDTDKNFRQFVEDIEKKLKM comes from the coding sequence ATGAGCAACGAATACCAGGCTGCGTGGGAAAAATGTCTTCACGTTATTAAAGACAATGTACCTACCAGTAGTTATAAAACATGGTTTGAACCAATAGTACCGGTTAAACTTGACAACAAAGTGTTAACAATACAAGTTCCGAGTGCATTCTTCTATGAATACCTTGAAGAGCAGTTTATTGATATCTTACGAAAAACACTTCGTATGGTGCTTGGCACTGGTGCCAAACTTGAATATAACGTTGTTATGGGAAATGCTTCAGATAATGGAAATACACCGTTCACAGTTAGTTACCCAACCAATAACAATAACAAAATTCAGAATAAACCATTGACTATTCCGTTGCGGTCAGAAGAAAAAGCTTCAATAAAGAATCCTTTTATTATCCCCGGCATTCAAAAGCTGCAAATCGATCCTCAACTTAAACCGGATAATACTTTTGAAAATTTTGTTGAGGGTGATTGTAATCGCTTAGCCAGAAGTGCCGGCTTTGCCGTTGCTCAAAACCCCGGAGGAACAGCTTTCAACCCCCTGATGATATACGGAAATTCAGGATTGGGAAAAACTCACCTGGCGCAAGCAATCGGGATTGAAGTAAAAGAGCGTTTTCCGGATAAAGTTGTATTATACGTAAATGCCAATAAATTTCAAACCCAATTTACCGAAGCGACAAGAAACAACAACAGGAACGATTTTCTGCATTTTTATCAAATGATTGATGTTCTGATTTTGGACGATGTTCATGAATTTGCGGGAAAAGAAAAAACCCAGGAAACTTTTTTCCATATTTTCAATCATCTCCATCAAATGGGAAAACAGTTGGTTTTGACATCAGACAAACCGCCAATTGAATTAAAAGGGATGGAACAGAGACTGCTTTCAAGATTCAAGTGGGGATTAACAGCCGATTTACAAACGCCCGACTTTGAAACCCGAATGGAAATTTTGAGAAGAAAAGTATACAAAGACGGGATTTCACTTTCTGACGAAGTACTGGAATATATTGCATCACATGTTTCAAATAATGTTCGTGAGCTGGAGGGTGCCCTGGTTTCGCTGCTTGCGCAATCAATGTTGAACAAACGGGAAATTACGCTTGAATTGGCAGCCAAACTCATAAACAAGCTGGTTAAAAATTCCAAGAGAGAGCTTTCTATTGAATACATTTCAAAAGTGGTTTGCGATTATTTCAATATGCCGGTTGACGCGTTACAAACAAAAACAAGAAAACGCGAAATTGTACAAGCCAGGCAAATTGCAATGTATTTTTCAAAAAGCCTTACAAAATATTCACTGGCAAGCATTGGGGCACAAATTGGAAGTAAGGACCATGCAACCGTACTTCATGCATGCAAAACAGTAAACAATCTGAAAGATACCGATAAAAACTTCAGACAGTTTGTCGAAGACATTGAAAAGAAATTAAAAATGTAA